The following proteins come from a genomic window of Corynebacterium sp. P4-C1:
- a CDS encoding DsbA family protein: MTEQVTFWFDVACPFCWQTSRWMKEVEKVRDVNIEWIPMSLSVLNDGADIPADYAKAMEANWGPARVFAKVKAEAPEKVDELYTAMGTLVHPGGEGGKKGYGAYDEIIAKALDEVGLDASFADVANTEEYDEKLRGYHQGAMDAVGDEVGTPVIKLGDTAFFGPVITRVPEGEEAGKLFDHAVGLADFPYFFELKRSRTEAPQV, from the coding sequence ATGACTGAGCAAGTGACTTTCTGGTTCGACGTGGCATGCCCGTTCTGCTGGCAGACGTCCCGTTGGATGAAGGAAGTGGAGAAAGTCCGCGACGTGAACATCGAGTGGATCCCCATGTCGTTGTCCGTGCTCAACGACGGTGCGGACATCCCGGCCGATTACGCAAAGGCGATGGAGGCGAACTGGGGGCCGGCGCGCGTGTTCGCGAAGGTCAAAGCTGAGGCGCCGGAGAAGGTCGACGAGCTGTACACCGCCATGGGCACCCTCGTGCACCCCGGCGGCGAAGGCGGCAAGAAGGGCTACGGCGCGTACGACGAGATCATCGCGAAGGCTCTCGACGAGGTCGGGCTCGACGCCTCCTTCGCCGACGTGGCCAACACCGAGGAGTACGACGAGAAGCTGCGCGGCTACCACCAGGGCGCTATGGATGCCGTCGGCGATGAAGTGGGCACACCTGTGATCAAGCTGGGCGACACCGCCTTCTTCGGCCCCGTGATCACCCGCGTGCCGGAAGGCGAGGAGGCCGGCAAGCTCTTCGACCACGCTGTGGGCCTGGCGGACTTCCCGTACTTCTTCGAGCTCAAGCGCTCCCGCACCGAGGCACCGCAGGTCTAA
- a CDS encoding ribose-5-phosphate isomerase, protein MRIYLGADHAGFERKNEIAEHLKAAGHEVIDCGAHEYDAADDYPAFCIAAAEKTVADPSSLGIVLGGSGNGEQIAANKVKGARCALAWSVETAQLAREHNNAQLIGIGGRMHSLEEALAIVDAFVGITPDHQVEERHQRRIDILARYEETGETEAIPAPKTL, encoded by the coding sequence ATGCGTATTTACCTTGGAGCTGACCACGCCGGATTCGAGCGGAAGAATGAGATCGCCGAGCACCTGAAGGCCGCCGGCCACGAGGTGATCGACTGCGGCGCGCACGAGTACGACGCCGCGGACGATTACCCGGCGTTCTGCATCGCCGCCGCCGAGAAGACCGTCGCCGACCCGTCCTCGCTGGGCATCGTCCTGGGCGGCTCCGGCAACGGCGAGCAGATCGCCGCGAACAAGGTGAAGGGTGCCCGCTGCGCTCTCGCGTGGTCGGTGGAGACCGCGCAGCTGGCGCGCGAGCACAATAACGCCCAGCTCATTGGCATCGGTGGTCGCATGCACTCGCTCGAGGAGGCCCTGGCTATCGTCGACGCTTTCGTCGGCATCACTCCGGACCACCAGGTGGAGGAGCGCCACCAGCGCCGCATCGACATCCTCGCCCGCTACGAGGAGACCGGCGAGACCGAGGCGATCCCGGCACCGAAGACGCTGTAG
- a CDS encoding IS3 family transposase (programmed frameshift) translates to MPRKYSDEFKAKAVRLAEDLVELEGCSKWGAAVEIGEKLGIPAHTLNDWLKPNMVSSDVEIGAGESTADELKRLRKEIKELRRANEILKTAFSFFRGGTRPSHQKMIEYIDAYRDRFGVEAICRTLKETECGFITSRGYRAAKTRAPSARSLSDALLIPELVRVYEDNFSVYGIRKMWKAMQRAGWNIGRDQTARLMKQAGIYGRRRGRTPMTTLRANVPDCRPDLVNRDFTAPAPHRLWVADITYVRTLSGFAYTAFITDVYSRKIVGVATRASMRTDELPLEAFEHALYHAGDLRSEGLVHHSDRGSQYVSIRYGEALAQAGIDPSVGTVGDSYDNALAETVNGLYKTELIYPHRPWASVGEVEIATLRWVHWWNNQRLHQSLGYITPQEMEDAYYQRSGAQTLGVK, encoded by the exons ATGCCAAGGAAGTACAGTGACGAGTTCAAGGCCAAGGCAGTGCGTTTGGCTGAGGACCTCGTTGAGCTCGAAGGGTGTTCGAAATGGGGTGCAGCCGTAGAGATCGGTGAAAAGCTCGGCATTCCAGCGCACACGCTCAACGATTGGCTGAAGCCGAATATGGTCTCATCCGATGTTGAGATTGGCGCCGGCGAGTCAACGGCTGACGAACTGAAGCGGCTGCGGAAAGAGATTAAGGAGCTACGCAGGGCTAATGAGATCTTGAAAACCGCGT TCAGCTTTTTTCGCGGCGGAACTCGACCGTCCCACCAGAAGATGATCGAATACATCGATGCGTATCGCGATCGCTTCGGGGTCGAGGCTATCTGTCGCACATTGAAAGAGACAGAATGTGGGTTCATCACCTCTCGCGGTTACCGAGCAGCGAAAACACGAGCACCGTCGGCGAGAAGTTTGTCAGATGCGCTGCTTATTCCTGAATTGGTGAGGGTCTACGAGGACAACTTCAGCGTCTACGGGATCCGCAAGATGTGGAAGGCCATGCAGCGCGCCGGCTGGAACATCGGTCGTGATCAGACCGCGCGTTTGATGAAGCAAGCTGGCATTTACGGCCGCAGGCGTGGCCGCACACCGATGACAACGCTTCGGGCCAACGTGCCAGATTGCCGCCCTGACCTGGTCAACCGTGATTTCACTGCCCCCGCACCGCACCGGTTGTGGGTCGCTGACATTACCTATGTACGCACCTTGTCTGGTTTTGCCTACACCGCGTTTATCACCGATGTGTACTCCAGAAAGATCGTCGGTGTCGCGACCCGGGCGAGCATGCGTACCGATGAACTGCCGCTGGAGGCCTTTGAGCACGCCCTGTATCACGCTGGTGATCTTCGCTCAGAAGGGCTTGTCCACCACAGTGACCGCGGCTCGCAGTATGTGTCGATCCGTTACGGTGAAGCGCTCGCCCAGGCCGGTATCGATCCGTCTGTCGGCACCGTTGGCGACTCCTATGACAACGCGTTGGCTGAAACGGTCAACGGGCTCTACAAAACAGAGCTGATTTATCCCCACCGGCCGTGGGCATCGGTCGGTGAAGTCGAGATTGCCACCCTTCGCTGGGTGCACTGGTGGAACAACCAGCGACTTCATCAATCCCTAGGATATATCACTCCACAGGAGATGGAGGACGCTTACTATCAACGATCAGGCGCTCAAACGTTGGGCGTTAAATAA